A genomic stretch from Helianthus annuus cultivar XRQ/B chromosome 1, HanXRQr2.0-SUNRISE, whole genome shotgun sequence includes:
- the LOC110927766 gene encoding early nodulin-75-like → MSFPLFKTLIEYLDHNHQFTNSISPSSPPQPPENSPDRHQPPPPEHVESHQEPPRSPSPPPPEIVEDHQEPPLQFNHQQPSPPPPPPSSSLLLPSPPLTETEQPPENFSPNHEQKQQPSLLTPPTETPDYHTTNPNPTSDHESHLSKATAIINT, encoded by the coding sequence ATGTCTTTCCCCTTATTTAAAACCCTGATTGAATACCTagaccacaaccaccaattcacAAACTCAATATCACCTTCTTCGCCGCCACAACCACCGGAAAACTCTCCCGACCGCCATCAACCTCCACCGCCGGAACACGTTGAAAGCCACCAGGAACCTCCACGTTCACCGTCACCTCCACCGCCGGAAATCGTTGAAGACCACCAGGAACCTCCGCTTCAATTCAACCATCAACAACcttcgccaccgccaccgccaccgtcTTCCTCTCTCCTACTGCCATCACCGCCACTGACAGAAACCGAACAACCACCGGAAAACTTTAGCCCTAATCATGAACAAAAGCAACAGCCATCACTGTTAACACCACCGACGGAAACTCCTGATTATCATACAACAAACCCTAACCCTACGTCAGATCACGAATCTCATCTTTCAAAAGCAACTGCCATCATCAACACCTGA